The Sulfolobus acidocaldarius DSM 639 genome has a window encoding:
- a CDS encoding OsmC family protein: MTIITFTAEGEFSGDKVTITIMDDQILEVGTLGSNYVKPEELCLASALSCLILTVNYIAKEKGVDVKGIEGYIEGKLDPDGFQGKNSVPPGLLEVNYHISVKSNDTKINEVIEEAERRCPMKDTLTRGIKVNIRWKIEETN; encoded by the coding sequence TTGACAATAATCACATTTACGGCTGAAGGAGAATTTTCGGGGGATAAGGTAACTATAACAATAATGGACGATCAAATTCTAGAAGTTGGAACTTTAGGCTCCAATTATGTTAAACCTGAGGAACTATGTCTAGCTTCAGCGTTGTCATGTCTTATACTAACAGTTAATTACATTGCAAAGGAGAAAGGGGTAGACGTGAAAGGGATAGAGGGTTATATAGAGGGAAAGTTAGATCCTGATGGATTTCAAGGTAAAAACAGTGTACCACCAGGCTTGCTCGAAGTCAATTACCATATCTCAGTTAAGTCTAATGATACCAAGATTAATGAGGTTATAGAGGAGGCTGAAAGGAGGTGCCCCATGAAAGATACATTGACAAGAGGAATAAAAGTGAATATAAGGTGGAAAATAGAAGAGACTAATTGA
- a CDS encoding lipoate--protein ligase family protein → MGDWRYVSLPPQDGYHMITSFVAVADYVNKNGKNTLMTFYARTPFINVGVHQEVWLEVDLECAKQNNITVVRRDIGGGTVVITPGEHDYFIVVRAEEVPRNPSQLYEKFLTPVVNVLKSYGLNANLRDQDIVVNGKKISGNGASTFGNAVVITGNILFQLDVDTMTRCIKVPSEKFRDKMAKDIRDWLTSLERELGYVPPREEIEKKLKDEFERSLGIKFEDSRLTREEIELWESLAKEKANEEWIYYKDNRHPDLHSERCVKISSSVAICHIDYKARKLLRITMRIVEKKVDEISISGDFFVMNPKNFLEKLEESLRGVEVNNINSVVRRIFETEKPVIFGFSENDLINAIQEILNKPEVQEVI, encoded by the coding sequence ATGGGAGACTGGAGATATGTCTCCTTACCTCCCCAAGACGGCTATCATATGATAACTTCGTTTGTTGCTGTAGCAGATTACGTTAACAAGAACGGGAAAAATACCTTAATGACGTTCTATGCCAGGACTCCATTCATCAACGTCGGTGTACATCAAGAGGTCTGGTTGGAAGTAGATCTTGAATGTGCTAAGCAGAATAACATTACTGTTGTGAGAAGAGACATAGGTGGCGGAACAGTGGTAATTACCCCAGGTGAGCATGATTATTTTATAGTAGTTAGAGCTGAAGAAGTTCCAAGAAATCCCTCTCAGTTATACGAGAAATTCTTAACACCAGTGGTTAACGTCCTGAAATCCTATGGTCTTAACGCAAACTTAAGGGATCAGGATATAGTAGTAAACGGAAAGAAAATAAGTGGTAATGGTGCATCAACGTTTGGCAACGCAGTGGTCATAACGGGAAATATCCTTTTTCAGTTAGATGTTGATACTATGACAAGGTGCATAAAAGTACCCTCAGAGAAGTTCAGAGATAAAATGGCAAAGGACATAAGGGATTGGTTAACGTCCCTAGAGAGAGAGTTAGGATATGTGCCACCAAGGGAGGAAATTGAGAAGAAGTTGAAGGATGAATTTGAGAGGTCATTAGGCATAAAATTTGAGGACTCAAGGTTGACTAGGGAAGAGATCGAATTGTGGGAATCGTTAGCTAAAGAAAAAGCTAATGAGGAGTGGATCTACTATAAGGACAATAGACATCCTGATTTACATTCAGAGAGGTGTGTTAAGATCTCCTCATCAGTTGCAATTTGTCACATTGATTATAAAGCCAGAAAATTGTTAAGGATAACAATGAGAATAGTGGAAAAAAAGGTTGATGAGATATCTATATCAGGAGACTTCTTTGTCATGAATCCTAAGAACTTTCTAGAGAAACTAGAGGAGAGCCTTAGAGGAGTAGAGGTTAATAATATTAACAGTGTGGTGCGGAGAATATTTGAAACTGAAAAGCCTGTTATATTTGGATTTTCAGAAAATGATTTAATCAATGCTATACAGGAGATACTCAATAAACCTGAAGTTCAAGAAGTCATTTAG
- a CDS encoding glycine cleavage system protein H — protein sequence MKISFFNFPDDLLYEPERHVWIKVEENKVVSVGMTDLGQYLAGKIFQVSVPRRVGERVNNRTILFSVESAKWIGKIRLQIEGEVVDINERVIKNPSIINEDPYGSWIIKVSVTDVDLVKRAFKNIQDCRSQFEEEANRIVSWKNSS from the coding sequence ATGAAAATTTCATTTTTCAATTTCCCAGACGATCTATTGTATGAACCTGAGAGACATGTGTGGATTAAGGTCGAGGAAAATAAGGTTGTAAGTGTGGGCATGACCGATCTAGGGCAGTACCTTGCAGGAAAGATATTCCAAGTGTCTGTCCCTAGAAGGGTAGGAGAAAGGGTCAACAATAGAACCATACTGTTCTCAGTAGAAAGTGCAAAGTGGATAGGAAAAATAAGATTGCAAATAGAAGGTGAGGTGGTAGATATTAATGAACGGGTTATAAAAAACCCATCAATAATTAATGAAGATCCATATGGAAGTTGGATTATTAAAGTCTCAGTTACTGACGTAGATCTTGTTAAGAGAGCATTTAAGAACATACAAGATTGTAGAAGCCAATTTGAGGAGGAAGCAAATAGGATTGTGTCATGGAAAAATAGTTCCTGA
- a CDS encoding winged helix-turn-helix transcriptional regulator, translated as MDIVDKRILSFFLKDGRISQRRIASLLNLTPASLNYRFRKLIDSNILKGFKLYINPNFYGQYQLYIAFKNYKEIDADWISFKLRCLEWLNVYGIYGSSQTELKDRIEYMRKELGDPVLTYLPVQYKLKPSSLDKKIVEMLKEDPRLASSEISKKLGINTRVIEKHIRHMRFRGMILIVPEINLGRADIVIFSMFSKRIEDISPVLQECKLWQFTDGYAGITVCYADNVEGAKKYINGAREVDKDSDVMIIYDYEFKTMKQSPESTSSPF; from the coding sequence ATGGATATAGTAGATAAGAGAATTCTTTCATTTTTTCTCAAAGATGGCAGAATATCACAGAGAAGAATAGCAAGTCTGCTTAACTTGACGCCTGCAAGTTTAAATTATAGGTTCCGAAAACTTATAGATAGCAATATTTTAAAGGGATTTAAGTTATATATTAACCCTAACTTTTATGGTCAATATCAACTGTATATTGCCTTTAAGAATTACAAGGAGATAGACGCTGATTGGATTTCCTTTAAGCTAAGATGTCTAGAATGGCTTAATGTCTACGGCATATATGGTTCAAGTCAAACTGAGTTAAAGGATAGGATAGAGTATATGCGTAAGGAACTGGGAGATCCTGTGTTAACTTATTTACCTGTTCAGTATAAGCTCAAACCCTCAAGTTTAGATAAGAAGATTGTTGAAATGTTGAAGGAAGACCCTAGGCTAGCTTCTTCGGAAATTTCTAAAAAGTTAGGCATCAACACTAGAGTTATAGAAAAACATATCAGGCATATGAGATTCAGAGGGATGATTTTGATAGTGCCAGAAATTAATCTAGGAAGGGCAGACATAGTTATATTCTCCATGTTCTCTAAGAGAATTGAGGACATATCACCCGTTTTACAGGAATGTAAATTGTGGCAATTTACTGATGGTTATGCTGGAATAACTGTTTGTTATGCTGATAATGTGGAAGGAGCTAAGAAGTATATTAATGGCGCCAGAGAGGTTGATAAGGATTCAGATGTCATGATAATATATGATTATGAATTTAAAACAATGAAGCAGAGCCCAGAGTCTACCTCCTCTCCGTTCTGA
- a CDS encoding lipoyl protein ligase domain-containing protein, with the protein MREFRFIVERNSQDYILAGEEALLLSVASGSSPVLRFVIFDPPAVLIGYHQTVEQEVNLEEVRRKNWDVGRRPTGGGTIIMGPWQLGWEIYADKSLLGETPDNAMRLGAEGVIRTLGKLGISANFRPKNDVEIKGRKISGIGAFSEGRYMGVTGTILLDFDVDAMVSVLKLTSEKLKDKLSKDFKDRLTWINKELTSSIDMVDLIKIAKEGFSEALGVELKESTYHKEETETINRLARKYSSPEWIFGMRKPLEGDNIRYLERKLPGGLVKVQIKLAGENLIQSVLITGDFFVEPRTAIYDLEARLKWSRVEDIDNEIKEWYKNVKILGITQEDLINLMKEALK; encoded by the coding sequence ATGAGAGAATTCAGATTTATTGTCGAAAGAAATAGTCAAGACTATATTCTTGCAGGCGAGGAAGCACTTCTGTTATCTGTAGCCTCTGGAAGTAGTCCTGTGCTCAGGTTCGTCATATTTGACCCTCCAGCTGTCCTAATAGGATATCATCAAACAGTTGAGCAGGAGGTAAATCTAGAGGAAGTGCGCCGTAAGAATTGGGATGTTGGTAGGAGACCCACAGGAGGCGGGACTATAATAATGGGACCGTGGCAATTAGGATGGGAAATTTATGCAGACAAAAGTCTCCTGGGAGAGACTCCAGATAATGCCATGAGACTAGGTGCAGAGGGTGTAATAAGGACACTGGGAAAATTAGGTATAAGTGCAAATTTCAGACCAAAAAATGATGTAGAAATTAAAGGGAGAAAAATATCTGGGATAGGTGCATTCTCGGAGGGAAGATATATGGGTGTCACTGGTACAATTCTCTTAGACTTTGATGTCGATGCAATGGTATCAGTGCTTAAGTTGACATCTGAGAAATTAAAGGATAAACTGTCTAAGGACTTTAAGGACAGATTAACATGGATTAACAAGGAGTTAACTTCTAGTATAGATATGGTGGACTTAATAAAAATAGCCAAGGAGGGATTTTCTGAAGCCTTGGGAGTTGAGTTAAAAGAATCTACTTACCATAAGGAAGAAACTGAGACCATAAATAGGTTGGCTAGGAAGTACTCATCCCCTGAGTGGATATTCGGTATGAGAAAGCCGTTAGAGGGTGACAACATTAGGTATTTAGAAAGGAAGCTCCCTGGAGGTCTAGTAAAAGTGCAGATTAAATTGGCTGGAGAGAATCTAATTCAGTCTGTGCTTATTACAGGAGACTTCTTTGTGGAACCTAGGACTGCAATCTATGACTTAGAGGCAAGGCTGAAATGGAGTAGAGTAGAGGATATAGATAATGAGATCAAGGAATGGTACAAGAATGTAAAGATATTGGGGATTACGCAAGAAGATCTAATAAACTTAATGAAGGAGGCGTTAAAATGA
- a CDS encoding DUF929 domain-containing protein — MPSKYYKIIVIVLLVIITGVIIGVSLSSSNNSSSLGKNISIYPELVELSKQGYNVQAYPTNLQVLPLNFSSEGKPAVIYVGAEWCPYCAVERWALILALLRFGNFTGLEYMQSSSTDVYPNTPTFTFVKANYTSPYISFIGIEYEARNGSQLEPVPTNIYQMWTQYGKGQIPFIIIGYYYQVGTSINPGLMSGHDWNYVISQLNDPNSQIYLQVYAQANLITKYICQIDGGKPTNVCNVFLNSTSSTTTTSQSSSSLQASQVVMVLPEIESRYIS, encoded by the coding sequence ATGCCATCTAAGTATTACAAGATTATTGTTATAGTTTTACTAGTAATTATAACTGGAGTCATTATAGGTGTTTCACTGTCTTCTTCAAACAATTCATCGTCTTTAGGTAAGAATATCTCCATATATCCAGAGTTAGTTGAGTTAAGTAAACAGGGTTATAATGTACAAGCTTATCCTACTAATTTACAGGTTCTTCCATTAAACTTTTCATCAGAGGGTAAACCTGCGGTAATATACGTAGGAGCTGAATGGTGTCCCTATTGTGCAGTTGAACGATGGGCTCTAATATTAGCTCTTCTTAGGTTCGGAAACTTTACAGGCTTAGAGTATATGCAATCTAGTTCCACAGACGTTTATCCTAATACGCCTACCTTCACTTTTGTGAAGGCTAACTACACTAGCCCATATATATCTTTTATAGGGATAGAGTACGAGGCTAGAAATGGAAGTCAGTTAGAACCCGTTCCTACCAATATTTATCAAATGTGGACCCAATATGGTAAGGGTCAGATACCGTTCATCATAATAGGGTATTATTATCAGGTAGGTACTTCAATTAATCCCGGTCTCATGTCAGGGCACGATTGGAATTACGTTATAAGCCAGCTTAATGATCCAAATAGTCAAATATATCTACAAGTGTATGCGCAGGCTAATCTAATTACTAAATATATTTGCCAAATTGACGGCGGGAAACCTACAAATGTCTGTAATGTTTTCTTGAACAGTACATCTTCGACCACTACTACATCTCAATCATCCAGTAGCCTCCAGGCATCACAGGTAGTTATGGTTTTGCCAGAGATTGAAAGTAGATATATATCATGA
- a CDS encoding DUF1059 domain-containing protein produces MVFGFGKKKKYEFSCSSVGMNCGFEVKNASSEQEVLEILKVHAKTAHGMKEIPSDVAEKIKQNIKKV; encoded by the coding sequence ATGGTATTTGGATTTGGCAAGAAGAAGAAGTACGAATTTAGTTGTAGTAGCGTAGGAATGAACTGTGGATTTGAAGTAAAGAATGCGTCCTCTGAACAGGAAGTGCTAGAAATACTGAAGGTCCATGCTAAGACTGCCCACGGTATGAAAGAAATTCCATCAGACGTAGCAGAAAAGATAAAACAAAACATTAAGAAAGTGTGA
- a CDS encoding HAD family hydrolase, whose product MVHFAVWLDGVILKIDLTDHLYKVYKGERTMSLPITYEVYEDWHTLYEQVKDKLAVLSPYDSVTTDELLKRINVSPLYVVSNTGKTKPSKEPFEILFKITEWDPLDVVMIGSSPLDLLSARFFDSRIKVVCVNRYYDCSKYSPFIMSNDLLSALGSLKRLKIFI is encoded by the coding sequence ATGGTACATTTTGCAGTTTGGTTAGACGGCGTAATACTGAAGATCGACCTAACAGATCACCTATACAAAGTCTACAAGGGAGAACGTACTATGAGCTTACCTATAACTTATGAGGTTTATGAGGACTGGCATACATTGTACGAACAAGTTAAGGACAAGCTTGCAGTTTTATCCCCCTACGATTCTGTCACAACAGATGAATTGCTTAAGAGGATAAATGTAAGCCCATTGTATGTAGTTTCGAATACTGGAAAAACGAAGCCTTCGAAGGAGCCTTTTGAGATCTTATTTAAAATAACTGAATGGGATCCCTTAGACGTCGTTATGATTGGTTCTTCGCCCCTAGATTTACTTTCAGCCAGGTTTTTTGATTCAAGGATAAAAGTAGTTTGTGTGAACAGATACTATGATTGCTCTAAATATTCCCCTTTTATTATGTCAAATGACCTGCTAAGCGCACTAGGCTCGTTGAAGAGATTGAAAATTTTTATTTAA
- a CDS encoding radical SAM protein: MRPLFIYAPNLKRYETDFISSSNGWKSISVTGKYCAFNCKHCGRRVLETMIDGSSEEKLTRELERAVKAGDKGIILSGGSTIRGDVPLWKYGHVISKYADKLTIIAHTGVVRSQDIAVKLKEAGVKVALLDMVSDNTTIKEVLRQPFTVDDYLNSFKYLKQAGIKIVPHVIVGLSTKGIKGDLEAIRLLKEVEPDAIIIVGLMPLLGTPMYNGNQPSPEELITALRFARDTFSNIPINLGCARPRGKDYVKVETFAVDYDIDAIAFPEEETYEYAMSKRKVFLSNACCGNVVLDIISGGVS, encoded by the coding sequence ATGAGACCACTGTTTATTTACGCTCCTAATTTGAAAAGGTATGAGACTGATTTTATCTCTTCTAGTAATGGATGGAAGTCCATTTCTGTCACAGGTAAATATTGTGCCTTTAATTGTAAACATTGTGGTAGAAGGGTTTTAGAGACTATGATAGATGGGTCTAGTGAAGAGAAGCTCACAAGGGAACTAGAAAGAGCTGTTAAGGCAGGAGATAAGGGGATAATACTCTCAGGTGGCTCTACGATCAGAGGAGACGTTCCTTTATGGAAATACGGACACGTTATTTCCAAGTACGCGGATAAGCTTACAATCATAGCCCATACCGGGGTGGTAAGGAGCCAAGATATAGCAGTTAAGCTCAAGGAAGCTGGTGTTAAGGTGGCTTTACTTGATATGGTCTCAGATAACACAACTATTAAAGAAGTTCTGAGGCAACCATTTACGGTAGACGATTATCTGAACTCCTTTAAATATCTTAAACAGGCTGGAATTAAGATAGTGCCTCATGTCATAGTTGGTCTAAGTACAAAAGGTATCAAAGGTGATTTAGAGGCTATAAGATTACTAAAAGAGGTTGAACCGGACGCCATAATTATTGTTGGGTTAATGCCATTACTTGGGACACCCATGTACAATGGAAACCAGCCATCTCCTGAGGAACTCATTACTGCCCTAAGATTTGCTAGGGATACATTTAGTAATATACCTATAAACCTGGGCTGTGCACGACCGCGAGGTAAAGATTATGTAAAGGTGGAGACGTTTGCTGTGGACTACGATATAGATGCAATCGCATTCCCTGAGGAGGAAACATAT
- a CDS encoding glycine cleavage system protein H has protein sequence MVVEANCEIPENLYYYIDGKNTVWVKIEGSDIAVVGITDLAQTMAGKIVKIRIKKKGIKVERGRPVATLESGKWAGPVPAPVSGEVVDSNSEVEKSPVILNRDPYGQGWIAKIKISNQEEVKQLLTGQQAIQKLKEIITSEKLTCKRLQ, from the coding sequence ATGGTAGTAGAAGCTAATTGTGAAATCCCAGAAAACCTATACTATTATATTGATGGAAAGAACACAGTGTGGGTGAAAATAGAGGGAAGTGATATTGCGGTAGTTGGTATAACGGATTTAGCACAAACCATGGCAGGGAAAATTGTGAAGATAAGGATAAAGAAGAAAGGTATAAAAGTAGAGAGGGGAAGACCTGTAGCAACTCTAGAGAGCGGGAAATGGGCTGGACCAGTGCCTGCACCAGTTTCCGGTGAGGTAGTGGATTCCAACTCAGAAGTTGAAAAAAGCCCTGTGATCTTAAACAGAGATCCTTATGGTCAAGGATGGATCGCAAAGATTAAAATTAGTAACCAGGAGGAAGTTAAGCAATTATTAACAGGACAGCAAGCTATACAAAAACTCAAGGAGATTATAACCTCAGAGAAATTAACATGTAAGAGGCTACAGTAA
- a CDS encoding DUF1059 domain-containing protein yields MVKYTFKCADVGMDCGFEIVNAGSEDELLEALKSHAKMSHGLTSIPPDLVNKIKQNIKKSGKYYFACSSVGMDCGFEIKAASSEQELLEELMAHAKMSHGLTSIPQDTLNKIKQNIKVM; encoded by the coding sequence ATGGTAAAGTACACCTTCAAATGTGCGGATGTAGGAATGGACTGCGGATTCGAAATAGTTAATGCTGGAAGTGAAGACGAACTGTTAGAAGCACTTAAATCCCACGCAAAAATGTCACATGGACTAACATCAATACCACCTGATCTAGTAAACAAAATAAAGCAAAACATAAAGAAGAGCGGAAAATACTATTTCGCCTGTAGCAGTGTTGGAATGGACTGCGGATTTGAAATAAAGGCAGCATCTTCAGAACAAGAGTTATTAGAAGAGCTCATGGCTCATGCAAAGATGTCACACGGACTAACATCAATACCACAAGATACCCTAAACAAGATAAAACAAAATATCAAAGTAATGTAA